A window of the Oncorhynchus mykiss isolate Arlee chromosome 15, USDA_OmykA_1.1, whole genome shotgun sequence genome harbors these coding sequences:
- the LOC110490446 gene encoding zinc finger and SCAN domain-containing protein 2 isoform X4, giving the protein MYSFVWHVVNQRNVIHYGKVEEFVTVVTEAVPKLLSYKQRAQLILGLRARMILEMFRKDCPPNPQAIHCLLGKMNISASAGQQDAEVEESQANFVALVQTLLTNPYERKHFFQEEFHTQYGSKYDTALQALVGGLVFRLEQLLSVPDLSQIASIISADPSDLEECGQSVSDPEHLKILLQHQNLLNKTQLNRNGPPLPLSSLRLLVSPLRLMYSFVWHVVNQRNVMHYGKVEEFVTVVTEAVPKLLSYKQRAQLILGLRARMILELFRKDPPNLQDIQRLLEKMNILGQQDAEVEESQANFVALVQTLLKNPYERKHFFQEEFHTQYGSKYDTALQALVGGLVLRLERLLSVPDLSQIASIISAAPSDLEECGQSVSDPEHLKILLQHQNLLNKIQLVPVTSSVGDCVLSSLSFRLTCGMQSMQTDFYEPTESLEAALSIMSPASFSDLEDLGMMPVESDHAGAVTTVEREEQNARDNGGRVKNSVVDSEEDNAMSKNDIVSPTPQSVSRPVGGAPTVESMPPTERHKELATLMNTFITEASPSHIVSPATVTNGNQPDNQPVELASVHQWVSHIASNSISLPSLPPLPQNNDVDQEIRSGDTCLGSSVEIGGQEPEANLFERAVIRRRLPKPQRITVPSKRKIPEATIICQECGKSFVYPSQLENHLRIHTGEKPFKCTECGRAFRSLGGMTTHMKNHSEARPFKCEKCDKGFRKKADLKNHQPIHTGAKPHKCTICGKGFSQAFYCRIHIQSHASENNFPCTHCPKRFPTQYKLSVHERWHTMERPFICEQCGMRFFHPSGLKRHMGYHIGNRPFLCAQCGKTFVYEFDLKKHQRDHGPKPKIPCPVCQKVFGSNGLIKAHMFTHTSVKPYRCDICDKTFKQSSSLSSHKRLHTGERPYHCDMCGKTYKLNQHLKEHIIVHHTAEGHPCDQCGKVFKLPRLLKAHERLHSGERSEQTRKYSHTSRRRRNSSKMS; this is encoded by the exons ATGTATTCCTTTGTATGGCATGTGGTGAATCAACGAAATGTGATTCACTATGGGAAGGTCGAGGAATTTGTAACTGTGGTGACTGAAGCTGTTCCAAAGTTGCTGAGTTACAAACAGAGGGCTCAACTCATCCTGGGCCTGAGAGCAAGG ATGATCTTGGAGATGTTCCGCAAGGATTGTCCACCTAACCCTCAGGCCATCCATTGTCTCCTGGGAAAGATGAACATCAGTGCATCCGCAGGG cagcaAGATGCAGAAGTGGAGGAGTCGCAGGCTAACTTTGTGGCGCTGGTCCAAACCCTTCTGACAAACCCTTATGAGAGGAAGCACTTCTTCCAG GAGGAGTTCCATACACAGTATGGCTCCAAGTACGACACAGCACTGCAGGCCCTTGTGGGAGGCTTGGTCTTCAGACTGGAACAACTGCTATCTGTGCCAGATCTCTCCCAG aTAGCGTCCATTATCAGTGCTGACCCCTCTGACCTGGAGGAGTGTGGACAGTCTGTGTCTGACCCTGAGCACCTGAAGATCCTCCTCCAGCACCAGAACCTGCTAAATAAAACCCAGTTAAACAGAAATG gtcccccacttcctctctcttctttgcGACTATTGGTTTCTCCCCTGCGGCTGATGTATTCCTTTGTATGGCATGTGGTGAATCAACGAAATGTGATGCACTATGGGAAGGTCGAGGAATTTGTAACTGTGGTGACTGAAGCTGTTCCAAAGTTGCTGAGTTACAAACAGAGGGCTCAACTCATCCTGGGCCTGAGAGCAAGG ATGATCTTGGAGTTGTTCCGCAAGGACCCACCCAACCTTCAGGACATCCAACGTCTCCTGGAAAAGATGAACATCTTGGGG CAGCAAGATGCAGAAGTGGAGGAGTCGCAGGCTAACTTTGTGGCTCTGGTCCAAACCCTGCTGAAAAACCCTTATGAGAGGAAGCACTTCTTCCAG GAGGAGTTCCATACACAGTATGGCTCCAAGTATGACACAGCACTGCAGGCCCTTGTGGGAGGCTTGGTCCTCAGACTGGAACGACTGCTATCTGTGCCAGATCTCTCCCAG aTAGCGTCCATtatcagtgctgccccctctgaCCTGGAGGAGTGTGGACAGTCTGTGTCTGACCCTGAGCACCTGAAGATCCTCCTCCAGCACCAGAACCTGCTAAATAAGATTCAGTTGG TACCTGTCACGTCCTCTGTAGGGGACTGTGTGCTGTCCTCGCTGTCTTTCCGCTTAACCTGTGGAATGCAGTCCATGCAGACAGATTTTTACGAACCAACGGAATCATTAGAAGCCGCTCTAAGCATCATGAGCCCTGCCTCCTTCAGTGACTTGGAGGATCTGGGAATGATGCCAGTTGAATCGGACCACGCTGGAGCAGTAACTActgtggagagagaagagcagaatgCCAGGGATAACGGAGGTCGGGTGAAAAATTCAGTAGTCGACAGTGAAGAAGACAATGCAATGTCAAAGAACGACATAGTCTCACCTACTCCTCAAAGTGTAAGCAGGCCAGTGGGAGGGGCACCAACAGTAGAGAGCATGCCGCCaacagagagacacaaagagctTGCAACACTGATGAATACTTTCATCACCGAAGCCTCTCCTTCACATATTGTCAGCCCTGCCACAGTCACCAATGGGAACCAGCCAGATAACCAGCCGGTCGAGCTAGCGAGTGTCCACCAGTGGGTCTCCCACATTGCAAGTAACTCGATTTCGCTCCCTTCCTTGCCACCCCTTCCACAAAACAATGATGTAGACCAGGAGATCCGGTCAGGTGACACGTGTCTTGGAAGCAGTGTGGAAATTGGGGGTCAGGAACCAGAAGCCAATCTCTTTGAGAGGGCTGTTATCCGAAGGAGACTGCCCAAGCCGCAAAGAATAACGGTACCCTCGAAGAGGAAAATCCCAGAGGCAACCATCATTTGCCAggagtgtgggaagagttttgtctATCCGTCTCAGCTGGAAAATCACCTCcgcattcacacaggagagaaacctttcaAGTGCACTGAGTGTGGCAGGGCCTTCAGGTCCTTAGGAGGCATGACCACTCATATGAAAAATCACTCTGAAGCGCGGCCATTTAAGTGTGAAAAGTGTGACAAGGGCTTTCGGAAAAAGGCTGACTTGAAGAATCATCAGCCCATCCACACGGGTGCGAAACCACATAAATGCACCATCTGCGGAAAGGGCTTCAGCCAAGCATTCTATTGCAGAATACACATCCAGTCTCATGCAAGTGAAAATAACTTTCCCTGCACTCATTGTCCGAAGAGATTCCCAACCCAATACAAGCTGTCTGTCCACGAGCGCTGGCACACCATGGAGCGCCCGTTCATCTGTGAGCAGTGTGGGATGCGCTTCTTTCATCCCAGTGGGCTGAAGAGGCACATGGGCTATCACATTGGGAACCGCCCGTTCCTGTGTGCCCAGTGTGGAAAGACTTTTGTTTATGAGTTTGACCTGAAGAAACACCAAAGGGACCATGGCCCCAAGCCCAAGATCCCATGCCCTGTCTGCCAGAAGGTGTTTGGCAGCAACGGACTCATTAAGGCCCACATGTTTACGCACACCTCTGTAAAACCTTACAGATGTGACATATGTgacaagacctttaaacagagcAGCAGCTTGAGCAGTCACAAACGTCTGCACACGGGCGAACGCCCTTACCACTGCGACATGTGTGGGAAGACATACAAGCTAAATCAGCACCTGAAGGAGCACATAATTGTCCACCACACGGCAGAGGGGCACCCCTGTGACCAGTGTGGAAAGGTCTTCAAGTTACCACGTCTTCTGAAGGCGCATGAGCGGTTGCACTCAGGAGAGCGATCTGAGCAGACAAGGAAATACAGTCACACCAGCCGTCGCAGGAGAAATTCCTCCAAAATGAGTTGA